Proteins encoded together in one Methanolobus chelungpuianus window:
- a CDS encoding helix-turn-helix transcriptional regulator, which produces MGSSLMDTVWFSDKRRKLLLFLLEGAKGPEEIKDAFDVSWHSLILPLKELREDELILNNDSMYELSSIGKMIAENVKPIDGILNLLEDNTDYWADRDLGEIPPQLLDRIGEIDDYTIVEPDLNNMFELPERFLQSLHSASRIHVVFSIYHPLYPRLYCQIARKGIPIELILTESVLLRMREDCMEEMENVLQLPNMQLFVCDKNTVPPSLVNTDRMFLAGLFTKGGRYDHRDVLSFAKGSIEWGRCLFDYYKKDSRELSSLSP; this is translated from the coding sequence ATGGGATCATCTTTAATGGATACTGTCTGGTTCTCAGATAAAAGAAGGAAATTACTCCTGTTCCTGCTGGAGGGGGCAAAAGGTCCCGAGGAGATCAAGGATGCTTTCGACGTGTCATGGCACTCGCTGATACTTCCTCTCAAAGAGCTCAGGGAAGATGAGCTCATACTGAACAATGACAGCATGTATGAACTCTCCAGCATTGGAAAAATGATAGCTGAGAATGTGAAGCCCATCGACGGGATACTGAATCTTCTTGAAGACAACACTGATTACTGGGCAGACCGTGATCTGGGAGAGATCCCTCCGCAACTGCTGGACCGCATCGGGGAAATAGATGATTATACTATAGTCGAGCCTGACCTGAACAACATGTTCGAGCTTCCTGAACGTTTCCTTCAGTCGCTTCACTCAGCCAGTCGCATACATGTGGTTTTCTCTATCTACCATCCACTGTATCCAAGGCTCTATTGCCAGATTGCAAGAAAAGGAATCCCAATAGAGCTCATCCTCACTGAATCCGTGCTTCTGAGGATGCGCGAGGATTGCATGGAAGAGATGGAAAATGTCCTGCAGCTCCCAAACATGCAGCTTTTTGTCTGTGATAAGAATACTGTCCCTCCATCACTTGTCAACACAGATAGAATGTTCCTTGCCGGTCTTTTTACCAAAGGCGGGAGATACGATCACAGGGATGTACTAAGCTTTGCTAAAGGGTCAATTGAATGGGGCAGGTGCCTCTTCGACTACTACAAAAAGGATTCCCGGGAATTATCCAGCTTATCGCCTTAA